A genomic window from Quercus lobata isolate SW786 chromosome 10, ValleyOak3.0 Primary Assembly, whole genome shotgun sequence includes:
- the LOC115965500 gene encoding patatin-like protein 2 isoform X1, which translates to MEATSLAIQAPTYGNLITVLSIDGGGIRGVIPGVILSFLESELQKLDGEDARIADYFDVIAGTSTGGLVTAMLASPNEKNRPLYAAKDIKDFYLNNCPKIFPQNSFPLFPQTTKIIKALSGPKYNGKYLHSLVKEKLGNTRLHQTLTNVVITTFDIKRLQPTIFSSFEVKKNPSLDALVSDICIATSAAPTYLPAHYFETKDADGKVREFNLIDGGVAANNPALVAIGEVTKEVIRGSPDFPIKPMDYGRFLVISLGTGYSKAEEKYDAHKAAKWGILSWLTSGGSTPIVDVFTQASADMVDVHNSVVFQALHSEKSYLRIQDDALSGDVTSVDKATKKNLDDLVKVGEGLLKKQVSRVNLDTGLFEPTSEESNEEALKRFAKLLSEEKRLRETRTPHGHAAKSK; encoded by the exons ATGGAAGCAACAAGTTTAGCCATACAGGCCCCTACTTATGGAAACCTAATTACTGTTCTCAGCATTGATGGTGGTGGAATTAGAGGAGTTATTCCAGGAGTTATCCTTAGTTTTTTAGAATCTGAGCTTCAG AAGCTAGATGGTGAAGATGCAAGAATTGCAGATTATTTTGATGTGATTGCAGGAACAAGCACAGGTGGTCTTGTGACTGCCATGCTGGCTAGCCCAAATGAAAAGAACCGACCCTTGTATGCCGCCAAGGATATCAAGGACTTCTACCTAAACAACTGTCCAAAAATCTTTCCACAAAATAG TTTCCCGTTGTTTCCTCAAACTACAAAGATAATAAAAGCTCTATCTGGGCCAAAATACAATGGCAAGTATCTACATAGCCTTGTCAAGGAAAAACTTGGAAACACAAGATTGCACCAGACATTGACGAATGTTGTCATCACAACATTTGACATCAAGCGACTCCAACCAACTATCTTCTCCAGCTTTGAG GTGAAGAAAAACCCAAGCTTAGATGCTTTAGTCTCAGACATATGCATTGCAACCTCAGCTGCACCAACTTATCTTCCAGCTCATTACTTTGAAACCAAAGATGCAGACGGAAAAGTGAGAGAATTTAACCTTATTGATGGAGGAGTTGCTGCAAATAATCCG GCTTTAGTTGCAATTGGTGAAGTAACAAAAGAGGTTATCAGAGGAAGTCCTGACTTCCCCATCAAACCAATGGACTATGGAAGGTTTCTGGTTATATCATTAGGAACTGGATATTCCAAAGCTGAAGAGAAATATGATGCACATAAGGCAGCTAAGTGGGGTATTTTGAGTTGGTTAACAAGCGGGGGTTCCACTCCTATAGTTGATGTATTTACGCAAGCAAGTGCTGATATGGTTGATGTACACAATTCTGTAGTTTTCCAAGCCCTTCATTCAGAGAAAAGCTACCTTCGGATTCAG GATGACGCGCTAAGTGGGGATGTTACTTCTGTGGATAAAGCCACAAAGAAAAATTTGGATGATCTTGTGAAGGTTGGTGAAGGACTGTTGAAGAAACAAGTTTCTAGGGTGAATTTGGACACCGGCCTTTTTGAGCCTACGAGTGAAGAGAGTAATGAAGAGGCTCTCAAAAG GTTCGCAAAACTACTCTCCGAAGAGAAGCGGCTTCGCGAAACTAGGACTCCTCATGGACATGCTGCAAAGTccaaatga
- the LOC115965500 gene encoding patatin-like protein 2 isoform X2, with translation MLASPNEKNRPLYAAKDIKDFYLNNCPKIFPQNSFPLFPQTTKIIKALSGPKYNGKYLHSLVKEKLGNTRLHQTLTNVVITTFDIKRLQPTIFSSFEVKKNPSLDALVSDICIATSAAPTYLPAHYFETKDADGKVREFNLIDGGVAANNPALVAIGEVTKEVIRGSPDFPIKPMDYGRFLVISLGTGYSKAEEKYDAHKAAKWGILSWLTSGGSTPIVDVFTQASADMVDVHNSVVFQALHSEKSYLRIQDDALSGDVTSVDKATKKNLDDLVKVGEGLLKKQVSRVNLDTGLFEPTSEESNEEALKRFAKLLSEEKRLRETRTPHGHAAKSK, from the exons ATGCTGGCTAGCCCAAATGAAAAGAACCGACCCTTGTATGCCGCCAAGGATATCAAGGACTTCTACCTAAACAACTGTCCAAAAATCTTTCCACAAAATAG TTTCCCGTTGTTTCCTCAAACTACAAAGATAATAAAAGCTCTATCTGGGCCAAAATACAATGGCAAGTATCTACATAGCCTTGTCAAGGAAAAACTTGGAAACACAAGATTGCACCAGACATTGACGAATGTTGTCATCACAACATTTGACATCAAGCGACTCCAACCAACTATCTTCTCCAGCTTTGAG GTGAAGAAAAACCCAAGCTTAGATGCTTTAGTCTCAGACATATGCATTGCAACCTCAGCTGCACCAACTTATCTTCCAGCTCATTACTTTGAAACCAAAGATGCAGACGGAAAAGTGAGAGAATTTAACCTTATTGATGGAGGAGTTGCTGCAAATAATCCG GCTTTAGTTGCAATTGGTGAAGTAACAAAAGAGGTTATCAGAGGAAGTCCTGACTTCCCCATCAAACCAATGGACTATGGAAGGTTTCTGGTTATATCATTAGGAACTGGATATTCCAAAGCTGAAGAGAAATATGATGCACATAAGGCAGCTAAGTGGGGTATTTTGAGTTGGTTAACAAGCGGGGGTTCCACTCCTATAGTTGATGTATTTACGCAAGCAAGTGCTGATATGGTTGATGTACACAATTCTGTAGTTTTCCAAGCCCTTCATTCAGAGAAAAGCTACCTTCGGATTCAG GATGACGCGCTAAGTGGGGATGTTACTTCTGTGGATAAAGCCACAAAGAAAAATTTGGATGATCTTGTGAAGGTTGGTGAAGGACTGTTGAAGAAACAAGTTTCTAGGGTGAATTTGGACACCGGCCTTTTTGAGCCTACGAGTGAAGAGAGTAATGAAGAGGCTCTCAAAAG GTTCGCAAAACTACTCTCCGAAGAGAAGCGGCTTCGCGAAACTAGGACTCCTCATGGACATGCTGCAAAGTccaaatga